CTCGCAACACCGTCACGAACATCTTCTTCCCTGGCTTCACCATTACAACTGGCACCGTCCTCATGGTAGCCTCAACCATGTTCCACCTATCAGCCGCTCCGGCCTCGATCGGAACAACCTCTTGAGACTCCACATCTAAACCAGTTCAATCTCGGCTTGTATGCCAAAGGCGAGTCCCGCACTGTGGTATTTGCTCAGACCGGGATCGTGGACGTGTTTTGCTCTATTCACCACCAGATGCATGCAAGGGTCTTTGTGGTCCCCACAAAATATTTTGCCAATGGCATGCCCGGCCATTCCTTCACCCTGGCTGATGTGCCGCCTGGAAAATACGTGTTGAAGGCATGGCATCAGCGCTCACACATGATGGAAAAAACGATCATCGTTCCTGCCACAGGCACCGTCACTGCGGACATCAATCTGGAAGCCGGCGCTCAGTCCACCGCGTTGGCCAGGCAGTAAGCAAGGAGCATGCAAGATTATGGCAAGACATGAAATCGTTTACCGGACGACTGTTGGAGTTGCTCTCAGTGCGCTCTTGTTCTTAAGTCTCAGAGGGTTCTCTGCGGAAGAACACAGGCCGCCGCCTCCCGCGATCACGCCTCAAATGCTGGACACGCTGAAAACGCTGCCCGGTGGTCTGGCTGCATTGCCGGCCGTTCCAATTCCGGCAGATAACCCGCAATCGGTGGCCAAGATTGAGCTGGGAAAGAAGCTTTTCTTTGATACCCGCCTTTCTCTGGATCGGGCCAGCAGTTGCGCTACCCGCCACAGTCCGGAAAAGGCATTTGCGGATGGTCTGCCTCGCGCCAAGGGCTTTAAGGGAGCGTTACT
The Terriglobia bacterium genome window above contains:
- a CDS encoding IS481 family transposase; protein product: SQHRHEHLLPWLHHYNWHRPHGSLNHVPPISRSGLDRNNLLRLHI